From one Thalassospira lucentensis genomic stretch:
- a CDS encoding FliH/SctL family protein: MTAIEKFKFSLSFDDADNVIRSSGSDDEHYSLGKKKKEEEAPPPPPAIYTEEQAAQMVAEAEAAAREAADAEGFARGIEQGHAEIRSSLEQAMADTSARLAETLARIDEQQKRANARINEDAIHVAIGVMRKIAPAWSKQFELTEIESIVRQCLANLFDAPKVIVQVHPDISDMVSESVEKIAQSRGFSGKVGVVGEPDIDLGDCHVSWGDGTAVRDTKRIWAEINDIVERALQGHGEEYELDGSDMGDPVIQDTSLADLPPKQPPARSEVPASDPEPAPGNRLDAEGTGSHDTPVSTGQTEEGHGTERVNMPTSPQDDASHIEIGINDKDDQLQQDGDPLQPDHKPDVENETKVDVTQEAQGPGDENGR, translated from the coding sequence ATGACGGCCATTGAAAAATTCAAATTCTCGCTCAGTTTCGATGATGCCGATAACGTCATTCGTTCGTCCGGTTCGGATGATGAACATTATTCTCTGGGCAAAAAGAAAAAGGAGGAGGAGGCCCCGCCCCCTCCTCCGGCAATTTACACCGAAGAACAAGCCGCCCAGATGGTAGCCGAAGCTGAGGCCGCGGCCCGCGAAGCCGCCGATGCCGAAGGCTTCGCCCGCGGCATTGAACAGGGACATGCTGAAATTCGGTCATCCCTTGAACAGGCGATGGCAGATACTTCGGCACGTCTTGCCGAGACCCTTGCCCGGATTGACGAACAGCAAAAACGCGCCAACGCCCGCATCAACGAGGACGCCATTCATGTTGCTATCGGCGTGATGCGCAAAATTGCGCCGGCCTGGTCGAAACAGTTCGAACTCACCGAAATCGAAAGCATCGTACGTCAATGTCTGGCAAACCTGTTTGACGCGCCCAAGGTGATTGTTCAGGTCCATCCCGATATCAGCGACATGGTTTCGGAAAGTGTTGAAAAAATCGCGCAGTCGCGGGGGTTCTCGGGCAAGGTCGGTGTGGTTGGCGAACCCGATATCGATCTTGGTGATTGCCATGTTTCATGGGGCGACGGAACAGCGGTTCGCGATACCAAACGCATCTGGGCCGAAATCAACGATATCGTGGAGCGCGCCCTTCAAGGCCATGGCGAGGAGTATGAGCTCGACGGCAGCGATATGGGCGATCCTGTCATACAAGACACCAGTCTGGCCGACCTGCCGCCCAAACAGCCCCCGGCAAGGTCCGAGGTACCGGCTTCCGATCCGGAACCGGCACCTGGAAACCGGCTTGACGCCGAGGGAACAGGATCACACGACACACCTGTATCGACCGGTCAGACCGAAGAAGGTCATGGCACAGAACGGGTTAATATGCCAACATCCCCGCAGGATGATGCGTCGCACATAGAAATCGGGATCAACGATAAAGATGATCAGCTACAACAGGATGGGGACCCGTTGCAGCCGGATCACAAACCCGATGTCGAAAACGAAACAAAAGTCGATGTGACGCAGGAAGCTCAAGGACCAGGAGACGAAAATGGCCGATGA
- a CDS encoding flagellar hook-basal body complex protein, with product MSLFGAMISGVSGLNAQSQNLGVISDNISNLNTVGYKGTVGRFSTLVTESATDTRYTPGGVRFHPTALISKQGLLQATSSNTAAAISGDGFFVVRDTNTPGSDNEIFFTRAGDFKPDDDGYLRNTAGYYVQGWATDRNGVLLDPTGTPTTSNSSAISDLQVLDINSILTAAASTTTIEFGANLNANETPLTGGSDVSTTLGIDGTAALAGQAGIAAGDSFDITYNGTTTTITINAGETLADIAAEISAVTGVTATATATGTNDTLTITGSFADQDVVITNNNNTPLTALGFTGPFPATLAATYTGGNLASGAVAENNTMPVTIYDSLGTAHVVQLQVIKLGQNRWGFELTGNTTTGELDATQHPNGLIQSGIITFNGDGSLRTFTDNAGTDLLDQEITANWTNGSNPNEITLDLGTVGLTNGITQFGAGSDSNGNLVEYDTRFINQNGAQAGSMVNYAFTEEGFLQVEFANGVKRPIYKLAIATFEAPDEMENYSGNVYRQTRESGDYLLREPGLNGAGNVVASALESSNVDLAEEFTNMIVTQRAYSANTKTITTTDEMLDELIRIKR from the coding sequence ATGAGCCTTTTTGGTGCAATGATTTCCGGTGTATCCGGCCTTAATGCCCAGTCGCAAAACCTGGGCGTCATTTCGGATAACATCTCGAACCTCAATACGGTCGGTTACAAGGGAACCGTTGGGCGTTTCTCGACGCTTGTTACGGAATCCGCAACCGACACCCGTTACACCCCCGGTGGTGTTCGGTTTCACCCGACCGCATTGATCAGCAAGCAGGGCTTGCTGCAGGCGACCTCGTCAAATACAGCAGCCGCAATTTCCGGCGATGGCTTTTTTGTTGTCCGCGACACAAACACCCCCGGCTCGGACAACGAAATATTCTTCACGCGTGCAGGTGATTTCAAACCTGACGATGACGGCTACTTGCGTAATACTGCCGGGTATTATGTTCAGGGCTGGGCAACCGATCGTAATGGCGTCCTTCTGGACCCGACAGGAACGCCAACAACGTCGAACAGTTCTGCGATTTCCGATCTGCAGGTTCTTGATATCAACTCGATCCTGACGGCAGCCGCGTCAACCACGACAATTGAGTTCGGGGCAAACCTTAATGCCAATGAAACTCCGTTGACAGGCGGTTCGGATGTTTCCACCACATTGGGTATTGATGGTACTGCTGCCCTTGCAGGTCAGGCTGGCATTGCCGCCGGTGATTCTTTTGACATCACCTATAACGGTACCACCACGACAATCACAATCAACGCTGGTGAAACGCTTGCTGATATCGCAGCAGAAATCAGTGCTGTTACCGGCGTGACCGCAACAGCAACAGCAACCGGCACCAACGATACCCTGACCATTACCGGTTCCTTCGCCGATCAGGACGTTGTCATTACCAACAACAACAACACGCCGCTGACGGCTCTTGGCTTTACCGGTCCGTTCCCGGCAACTCTGGCTGCGACCTACACGGGTGGTAACCTGGCATCGGGCGCTGTTGCCGAAAACAACACCATGCCTGTAACAATCTATGACTCCCTTGGTACGGCACATGTTGTCCAGTTGCAGGTCATTAAGCTGGGCCAAAACCGTTGGGGATTTGAACTTACCGGAAACACGACAACAGGTGAACTTGATGCGACCCAGCATCCTAACGGATTGATCCAGTCCGGTATCATTACCTTTAACGGTGACGGCAGCCTGCGGACCTTTACCGATAACGCTGGTACCGACCTGCTTGATCAGGAAATCACCGCAAACTGGACCAATGGCTCCAATCCCAACGAAATCACCCTTGATCTCGGTACGGTTGGACTGACGAACGGTATCACCCAGTTTGGTGCAGGTTCGGACTCTAACGGTAACCTCGTAGAGTATGACACCCGCTTTATTAACCAGAACGGTGCCCAGGCAGGTTCAATGGTGAACTATGCCTTCACCGAGGAAGGTTTCCTTCAGGTCGAATTCGCCAACGGTGTGAAACGTCCAATCTATAAACTGGCAATTGCGACATTCGAAGCCCCTGATGAAATGGAAAACTATTCGGGTAACGTTTATCGTCAGACACGTGAATCGGGTGACTATCTGCTGCGTGAACCGGGTCTGAATGGTGCAGGTAACGTTGTGGCATCCGCGCTTGAATCGTCGAACGTCGATCTTGCCGAGGAATTCACAAACATGATTGTGACCCAACGCGCCTATTCAGCGAACACCAAGACGATCACCACGACTGACGAAATGCTCGACGAGCTTATCCGTATCAAACGGTAA
- the fliF gene encoding flagellar basal-body MS-ring/collar protein FliF, producing MGGLLQTLKGLGPTRLMAISGVGVLLLVFFAFLILRVSAPNMELLYRDLNPADASQIVNRLEEQQVSYQLLNNGTEILVPADQVNRMRLSMAESGLPTGGSVGYEVFDNGSGLGATSFEQNINHVRALEGELARTITAIQSVQQARVHLVLPKRQMFSRETQEASASIAVKMAGGELKPEQVIAIQHLVAAAVPQLTPSKVSIIDERGRLLARGQGEEQSSTFLTQTADEMRIRNETRLRNTIEDLLSRSLGYGEVRAEVSVEMDFNKVTTADERFNPDERVVRSSQTIDENSTNSETEGTDPVTLQNNLPDANFDAGQGAGTSSQETRSEETVNYEISKTTTTKVKEIGEISRVTVAVLVDGTYTTDENGERLYQERSPEDLEKIAALVRSAIGYDPARSDQVEVINMRFADTADLFPDEDVETFLGLDKAEIFRIAEMLVLAIVAILVILLVVRPLLTRAFETLPSAADMAQRQLLAEDMTAEGTPALTGPSPVPIAPGMEDGEELINLSQVEGRVKASSVKKIGEIVEKHPEEALSIIRNWLYQET from the coding sequence GTGGGCGGTTTATTGCAAACGCTTAAAGGTCTTGGACCGACACGCCTGATGGCCATTAGTGGCGTCGGGGTGTTGCTGCTTGTGTTTTTTGCATTCCTTATTCTGCGTGTCTCGGCACCGAATATGGAATTGCTATATCGCGATCTTAATCCTGCGGACGCCAGCCAGATCGTCAACCGGCTAGAAGAACAGCAGGTTTCCTACCAGCTTTTGAATAACGGCACCGAAATTCTGGTCCCGGCCGATCAGGTCAACCGCATGCGCCTGTCGATGGCCGAAAGCGGTTTGCCGACAGGTGGTTCCGTCGGCTATGAAGTTTTCGACAATGGCAGCGGCCTTGGCGCGACCAGCTTTGAGCAGAACATCAACCATGTCCGCGCGCTTGAGGGCGAGTTGGCGCGTACCATCACGGCCATACAGTCCGTCCAGCAGGCGCGTGTTCATCTTGTGTTGCCCAAACGCCAGATGTTCTCGCGTGAAACACAGGAAGCAAGCGCATCCATCGCCGTTAAAATGGCTGGCGGAGAATTGAAACCCGAACAGGTCATTGCCATCCAGCATCTTGTTGCAGCGGCGGTGCCCCAACTGACCCCAAGCAAGGTTTCGATCATTGATGAACGCGGTCGCCTTCTGGCTCGCGGTCAGGGCGAAGAGCAATCATCAACCTTCCTGACCCAGACCGCCGATGAAATGCGCATCCGCAACGAAACGCGCCTGCGCAATACGATCGAAGATCTTCTGTCGCGTTCCCTTGGTTATGGCGAAGTCCGTGCCGAAGTTTCGGTTGAAATGGATTTCAACAAGGTCACAACGGCGGATGAACGGTTTAACCCGGACGAACGGGTTGTACGCTCCAGCCAGACGATCGACGAAAATTCCACCAACAGCGAAACCGAGGGTACCGACCCGGTAACGCTGCAAAACAATCTGCCGGACGCCAACTTCGACGCCGGACAGGGAGCAGGCACCAGCAGCCAGGAAACCCGGTCCGAGGAAACCGTCAATTACGAGATTTCCAAAACCACCACGACAAAGGTCAAGGAAATTGGCGAAATTTCCCGAGTGACCGTTGCGGTTCTGGTTGATGGGACCTACACCACAGATGAGAACGGTGAACGGCTTTATCAGGAACGTTCCCCGGAGGATCTGGAGAAGATCGCGGCTCTTGTTCGCAGTGCAATCGGCTATGACCCTGCACGCAGCGATCAGGTCGAAGTGATCAATATGAGATTTGCCGACACGGCAGACCTGTTCCCGGATGAAGATGTCGAAACGTTCCTTGGTCTCGACAAAGCCGAAATCTTCCGTATCGCCGAGATGCTGGTCCTTGCCATCGTTGCGATTCTGGTCATCCTTCTGGTGGTTCGCCCGCTTCTGACCCGTGCCTTCGAAACACTGCCAAGTGCCGCCGATATGGCACAGCGTCAGCTGCTGGCCGAGGACATGACGGCAGAAGGCACCCCTGCCCTGACAGGACCATCACCGGTTCCGATAGCACCGGGCATGGAAGATGGCGAAGAACTGATCAACCTGTCGCAGGTCGAAGGTCGTGTGAAAGCCTCCTCGGTCAAGAAGATCGGCGAGATTGTCGAGAAGCACCCGGAAGAGGCTCTGTCGATCATTCGCAACTGGCTTTATCAGGAAACCTGA
- a CDS encoding motility protein A encodes MADGGTKTSFDIATVAGLAIGFALVIAAIVLGGSPGAFIDIPSVLIVIGGTAAITAVCFALGEFLGAGKVLMRTIFHRSRNPADAALQILQLAEIARKGGVLSLQGHLDSLQSEEYLWKGLSLVVDGTPPEEVEAIMRKDMNATIGRHQKGANIMKKAGDIAPAMGLIGTLIGLVQMLGNLDDPSSIGPSMAVALLTTFYGAVLANMVFMPLAAKLERNSGEEELLNSVYMVGAVSIGRQENPRRLEMLINSILPPSKRVSYFD; translated from the coding sequence ATGGCGGACGGGGGGACTAAAACGTCGTTTGATATCGCGACGGTTGCGGGGTTGGCTATCGGCTTCGCACTTGTGATTGCGGCGATCGTATTGGGGGGATCGCCCGGGGCATTTATCGATATTCCGTCCGTTCTGATCGTGATCGGCGGGACGGCTGCGATTACCGCTGTCTGTTTTGCTTTGGGCGAATTTCTTGGCGCCGGCAAAGTCCTGATGCGCACGATTTTTCACAGATCGCGCAACCCGGCCGATGCCGCCCTACAGATTTTGCAACTGGCTGAAATTGCGCGTAAAGGCGGGGTTCTGTCGCTTCAGGGCCATCTTGATAGCCTGCAAAGCGAAGAATATCTCTGGAAGGGTCTGTCACTTGTTGTCGACGGCACGCCCCCCGAAGAAGTCGAAGCCATCATGCGCAAGGACATGAACGCCACCATCGGACGCCACCAGAAAGGTGCAAACATCATGAAAAAGGCTGGCGATATCGCGCCGGCCATGGGCCTGATCGGGACGCTGATCGGTCTGGTGCAGATGCTCGGCAACCTTGATGACCCGTCTTCGATCGGCCCGTCCATGGCGGTTGCGCTTCTGACGACTTTCTATGGTGCGGTTCTGGCAAACATGGTGTTTATGCCGCTTGCGGCCAAACTCGAACGCAACTCGGGCGAAGAAGAACTTTTGAATTCGGTCTATATGGTGGGGGCCGTCTCCATCGGGCGACAGGAAAACCCCCGTCGTCTGGAAATGCTGATCAACTCCATCCTGCCCCCGTCAAAACGGGTCAGCTATTTCGATTGA
- the fliN gene encoding flagellar motor switch protein FliN, with translation MADDDDLELSELDNDDIELEGEGTELLAAAEIGSDAMKTSKDLEAVYDIPVQVSAVLGKATMQVSQLLKLGRGAVVELDRKVGEAIDIYVNNRLVARGEVVVVEDRLGVTMTEIIKSEKN, from the coding sequence ATGGCCGATGATGACGATCTTGAACTCTCGGAACTCGACAATGACGATATCGAGCTAGAGGGCGAAGGCACCGAACTTCTGGCCGCCGCCGAGATCGGCAGCGATGCCATGAAGACCTCCAAGGATCTCGAAGCGGTTTATGATATTCCCGTTCAGGTTTCGGCAGTCCTTGGAAAAGCAACCATGCAGGTGAGCCAGTTGCTAAAACTGGGGCGTGGTGCCGTCGTAGAGCTTGACCGCAAGGTTGGGGAAGCTATTGATATTTATGTAAACAACCGTCTGGTCGCACGCGGCGAAGTGGTGGTTGTCGAAGACCGTCTGGGGGTAACCATGACGGAAATCATCAAGTCCGAGAAAAACTAG
- the fliS gene encoding flagellar export chaperone FliS — translation MNERAAQTYKNQQVNTASPAKMVFMLFEKTLSCLQEALRAIESKDIQSRCNANCKAQELIAHLSSTLDMDQGGEISANLERLYSHCMIRLMDVDRHNDPEAANEVIRLLSPLRDSWATLADKSEDEMRQAIMAVQQTQQRPQAQYSPRQPSPSSEDGNENRPRPSGLSISA, via the coding sequence ATGAACGAACGTGCAGCACAGACGTACAAGAATCAGCAAGTCAATACAGCATCCCCCGCCAAAATGGTTTTCATGCTGTTTGAGAAAACGCTGTCGTGCTTGCAAGAGGCTCTCCGTGCAATCGAAAGCAAAGATATTCAGAGCCGCTGCAATGCCAACTGTAAAGCGCAAGAGTTGATCGCACACCTCTCCAGTACCCTCGACATGGATCAGGGCGGAGAAATTTCTGCTAATCTCGAACGTCTTTATTCTCATTGCATGATCCGGTTGATGGATGTTGATCGCCATAACGACCCGGAGGCAGCAAACGAAGTTATCCGTCTTCTGTCACCATTACGGGACTCTTGGGCAACCCTTGCTGACAAAAGCGAAGATGAAATGCGACAGGCGATTATGGCTGTGCAACAAACCCAGCAACGCCCGCAAGCACAGTATTCTCCTCGTCAGCCGTCCCCTTCCTCGGAAGACGGGAATGAAAACCGGCCGCGCCCATCCGGCCTGTCAATTTCTGCCTGA
- a CDS encoding sigma-54 dependent transcriptional regulator codes for MQVLIVGGLGGQIGAASKIAMARGATVQLAESVTTSLNILRAGNRIDLVMADITLDVAALIEAMHRERINVPVVACGIGNDVNGAVNAIKAGAQEFIPLPPEADLIAAILEAVTEESHALIHRDARMAETLRLAEQVAKSSASILITGESGTGKEIISRFVHRKSNRADKPFVAVNCAAIPDNLLESELFGHEKGAFTGAQARRIGKFEEANNGTLLLDEISEMDVRLQAKLLRAIQEKEIDRLGGKSPVKVDVRILATSNRNLEAEVNAGNFREDLYFRLNVVNLDIPSLRERPDDIPVLAEFFVKKYSEANDVPIRPISPLAIARLRSHHWRGNVRELENTMHRAVLIAGPTEIGPEAIMLSGAGSSEPGWQSAPTPEAAPAQTSAPAPAQPAPSAPSRASSAYANANAAYGGAAYRPVPPAPQPHHHEDYASPCPAEPVDHDVGSTDQTYGDSSVTAALVGRTVADVERDLIIDTLKHCFGNRTHAANILGISIRTLRNKLRQYTDEGLAVPQPGNGQD; via the coding sequence ATGCAGGTATTGATCGTTGGTGGACTGGGCGGTCAGATCGGCGCAGCCAGCAAGATCGCGATGGCACGCGGCGCAACAGTCCAGTTGGCCGAAAGTGTCACGACATCGCTGAATATCCTGCGCGCAGGCAACCGTATTGATCTGGTCATGGCCGACATCACCCTTGATGTCGCCGCCCTGATTGAGGCAATGCACCGTGAACGCATCAATGTTCCGGTGGTGGCCTGCGGTATCGGAAATGACGTCAATGGTGCGGTCAATGCGATCAAGGCTGGTGCACAGGAATTCATCCCGCTGCCACCCGAAGCCGATCTGATTGCCGCCATCCTCGAAGCCGTTACCGAAGAAAGCCATGCCCTGATCCATCGCGATGCCCGCATGGCCGAAACCCTGCGTCTTGCCGAACAGGTCGCCAAAAGCAGCGCATCCATCCTGATCACAGGCGAAAGCGGAACCGGCAAGGAAATCATCTCGCGCTTCGTACATCGAAAATCCAACCGCGCCGATAAACCGTTCGTCGCGGTCAACTGTGCGGCCATTCCCGATAACCTTCTGGAATCCGAATTATTCGGCCATGAAAAAGGTGCCTTTACCGGCGCACAGGCCCGGCGTATCGGCAAGTTCGAAGAAGCCAATAACGGTACCCTTTTGCTTGATGAAATCAGCGAAATGGATGTCCGCCTTCAGGCAAAACTGTTGCGCGCCATTCAGGAAAAGGAAATCGACCGTTTGGGCGGTAAAAGCCCGGTCAAGGTCGATGTCCGTATTCTGGCAACCTCGAACCGCAATCTTGAGGCCGAAGTCAATGCCGGCAATTTCCGCGAGGATTTGTATTTCCGACTGAACGTCGTCAATCTTGATATTCCCTCGCTGCGCGAGCGGCCCGACGATATTCCGGTTCTGGCGGAATTCTTTGTGAAAAAATATTCCGAAGCCAATGACGTGCCGATCCGACCGATCAGCCCGCTGGCAATCGCACGTTTGCGCAGCCACCATTGGCGCGGCAACGTTCGAGAACTGGAAAACACCATGCATCGCGCGGTCCTGATTGCCGGTCCAACCGAAATCGGCCCCGAAGCCATCATGCTTTCCGGCGCGGGTAGCAGCGAACCGGGCTGGCAATCAGCTCCGACACCCGAAGCAGCGCCCGCGCAGACATCTGCACCTGCCCCGGCCCAACCGGCACCAAGTGCCCCGTCACGCGCAAGTTCGGCCTATGCAAATGCCAACGCAGCTTATGGTGGTGCCGCCTATCGTCCGGTTCCGCCTGCGCCGCAGCCTCATCATCACGAAGATTACGCATCGCCCTGCCCGGCTGAGCCTGTCGATCATGATGTCGGTTCCACAGATCAAACCTACGGAGACTCTTCGGTAACCGCGGCACTGGTCGGCCGAACTGTTGCCGATGTCGAACGCGATCTGATTATTGATACACTGAAACATTGCTTTGGTAACCGCACCCATGCGGCCAACATTCTGGGCATTTCGATCCGCACGCTACGCAACAAACTGCGTCAGTATACCGACGAAGGCCTTGCCGTGCCGCAACCCGGTAATGGCCAGGACTGA
- a CDS encoding flagellar hook-length control protein FliK: protein MNSSAIIRSASPTISIPGQTASVSSDVSFGDVMDQVTDNWAERNSQIRHDAAKTAHTQIRHDEDAKRSDTANSSSRDNYSKPDSPRNETRTDHDDQYDHRDAADKHDDAYDTKDSTDVADSDPAMDDRNERDMTSPNDHSEPAQSPEEEVTSGEQVAVKDDTAAETPQGDKVADPDLAAIPVINPAAQQTNPNLATQTGAVVASTAQAATQPGSTTPAQNADGTTDGLMSSTALSQPAAGAAAKSALNGVDGSTEGVGDNDSFLSKIVDSMSGERTVKSVSETAQGTTGNNTANANSGTGNQTSANANPTATTNQAAQQAMAGAANLQNMQPGAQPQTATNGKTTSIVSATGTTDGTVQAGNGQLAGNNILTQGNAAGQTAHTARHAPAQQVQQQVAVHIRNAASEGVDKISVQLRPEHLGRVDVKLEISHDGRVQGVIQADTRETLDMLRQDSRALQQALKDAGLNADSQSFTFEHRNEGGQSQEGNGQSRMANNPGSTPDEGDVMSGAELAEHVAIGYGINPNGLVDIRI from the coding sequence ATGAACAGCTCTGCGATTATCAGATCGGCATCACCTACCATATCCATCCCGGGCCAGACCGCGTCTGTCAGCAGCGATGTGTCCTTTGGCGACGTGATGGATCAGGTCACAGACAACTGGGCAGAACGCAATTCCCAAATCCGTCATGACGCGGCAAAAACTGCCCATACACAAATCCGTCATGACGAGGATGCAAAGCGCAGCGACACAGCAAATTCGTCATCGCGCGACAATTACAGCAAGCCCGATAGCCCGCGGAACGAGACACGCACCGATCACGATGACCAATATGATCACCGGGATGCCGCGGACAAGCATGACGATGCGTATGACACAAAAGACAGTACTGACGTGGCAGATAGCGATCCGGCAATGGATGACCGGAACGAACGTGATATGACATCCCCGAATGATCATTCCGAACCTGCCCAAAGTCCGGAAGAAGAAGTCACCTCCGGTGAACAAGTTGCAGTGAAAGATGATACCGCAGCAGAAACACCACAAGGTGATAAAGTCGCTGATCCTGATTTGGCAGCTATCCCCGTTATAAATCCGGCGGCTCAGCAAACCAATCCGAACTTGGCAACTCAAACTGGCGCGGTCGTCGCCTCGACAGCACAGGCTGCTACTCAGCCTGGTTCTACTACGCCCGCACAGAATGCCGACGGAACAACCGACGGCCTGATGAGTTCTACTGCCCTCTCCCAACCGGCGGCAGGTGCAGCAGCGAAGTCGGCATTGAACGGCGTTGATGGCAGCACCGAAGGTGTCGGAGATAACGACAGTTTCCTCTCGAAGATCGTTGACTCCATGAGTGGTGAACGCACCGTTAAATCGGTTAGCGAAACCGCACAGGGTACGACCGGTAACAATACTGCGAATGCCAATTCAGGTACCGGCAACCAAACCTCGGCGAATGCAAACCCGACAGCCACGACCAATCAGGCAGCACAGCAGGCCATGGCCGGTGCGGCCAATCTGCAAAACATGCAGCCAGGTGCCCAACCTCAAACTGCAACCAACGGCAAGACAACGTCCATCGTTAGCGCAACCGGCACGACCGATGGCACTGTGCAGGCTGGTAATGGCCAGCTTGCCGGCAACAACATCCTGACCCAGGGCAATGCCGCTGGTCAGACAGCACATACAGCACGCCATGCCCCCGCCCAGCAGGTGCAGCAGCAGGTCGCGGTGCATATCCGCAATGCCGCCAGCGAGGGTGTGGACAAAATTTCTGTTCAACTGCGCCCTGAACATCTTGGTCGGGTCGATGTGAAACTGGAAATCAGCCATGACGGTCGCGTTCAGGGTGTTATCCAGGCAGATACCCGTGAAACTCTCGATATGCTGCGACAGGATTCACGTGCTTTGCAGCAGGCCCTCAAAGATGCAGGTCTGAATGCGGATAGCCAAAGCTTTACCTTCGAACATCGGAACGAAGGTGGCCAAAGCCAGGAAGGCAACGGCCAATCCCGCATGGCAAACAATCCTGGCAGCACGCCTGACGAAGGTGACGTCATGAGCGGTGCCGAACTCGCAGAACATGTCGCGATTGGCTACGGGATCAATCCCAACGGCCTCGTTGATATCCGGATTTAG
- a CDS encoding flagellar hook assembly protein FlgD — protein MTVSSTTNIGVAGNNTNAASSSSANQLAQNFDTFLTLLTTQLKNQDPTSPMESDKFTDQLSQFAQVEQGIQSNKNLENLLAMQSQQRQLSALSYVGAEIEAVGDTNWLEDGGELKYKYNISPEVPRLQLQVQDQSGKTVYSEDLTDVSGLQNFTWDGKNNSGVAQAEGAYTLVLKPMAANGDTFKDEKGKPASMAIGIIGNVDSVDIGDNDIYLRIGDVSVPFGTLTNVKLGANSTDTGTETGDNNDDNNNPGTDEQDEAA, from the coding sequence ATGACCGTTTCATCAACTACCAATATTGGCGTGGCAGGAAACAATACGAATGCTGCCTCCAGCAGCTCCGCCAACCAATTGGCCCAGAACTTCGACACGTTCCTGACGCTGTTGACCACCCAGCTCAAGAATCAGGACCCGACCTCGCCGATGGAAAGTGACAAATTCACCGACCAGTTGAGCCAGTTCGCCCAGGTCGAGCAAGGGATTCAGAGCAACAAGAACCTTGAAAACCTGCTTGCGATGCAAAGCCAGCAGCGACAGCTTTCCGCCCTGTCCTATGTCGGGGCCGAGATCGAAGCGGTTGGCGACACCAACTGGCTCGAAGATGGTGGCGAGCTCAAATACAAATACAACATCTCGCCGGAAGTTCCGCGCCTGCAATTGCAGGTCCAGGATCAAAGCGGCAAGACGGTTTATTCCGAAGATCTCACCGACGTTTCCGGTCTTCAGAACTTTACCTGGGACGGCAAGAACAATAGTGGCGTCGCGCAGGCCGAGGGTGCCTACACCCTTGTGCTTAAACCGATGGCTGCCAACGGTGATACGTTCAAGGACGAAAAAGGCAAACCCGCTTCGATGGCGATTGGTATCATCGGCAATGTCGACAGTGTCGATATTGGTGATAACGACATTTATCTGCGTATCGGTGACGTTTCTGTGCCGTTTGGAACCCTGACTAACGTCAAGCTTGGCGCGAACAGCACAGATACCGGAACCGAGACCGGTGATAATAATGACGACAATAATAATCCCGGAACTGACGAACAGGACGAAGCAGCCTGA